One bacterium genomic window, AGCAGGATCCTCGTGTGCGGCAGCTTGGTCTTCAGAACACTGATGATGGTCGTGATGCCCGCGGCCACGTCGGGCGGCGTGTTCTGTTTCTGCAGCAGGTTGTTGATGCCGATGAGCAACACCAGCACCTTCGGGTTCAGGCCGTCGAGGTCGCCGCCCTCGGTGATGCGCCACAGGATGTGCTCGGTGCGGTCACCGGAGATGCCGAAGTTGCCGGCCTGGCGGGGCGCGTAGTACTTCTCCCACACTGGCGTGCCGCCCTCATAGCCCGACTGGCTGCGCCACATCATCGTGATGGAGTCGCCGAGGAAGACGAGCTGCAGGTCAGGCTTCTTCTCACGCACGAGCATGGCGGTGTGGTACGCCTCGGCCCAGTCGGTGCGCTTGAGGGGGATGCAGGTGGGGTTGGTGCTCGGCGGCAGGCCGTACTTGGCCCAGGGCCAGTCCTCGGCGCTGGCCAGAACGACAGCGGCGACGGCTGCGGTGATGGCGACGGCTCGTAGCATGTCGAGTCTTCCTCCTCAGAGAACACTTTGTGTGGGAGCCACAACGCTCTGTGTGGGAGCGGTCACCGACCGCGACCCTTCGCGTGCTACCAGCCGGTCGCGGTCGGTGACCGCTCC contains:
- a CDS encoding GDSL-type esterase/lipase family protein, with protein sequence MLRAVAITAAVAAVVLASAEDWPWAKYGLPPSTNPTCIPLKRTDWAEAYHTAMLVREKKPDLQLVFLGDSITMMWRSQSGYEGGTPVWEKYYAPRQAGNFGISGDRTEHILWRITEGGDLDGLNPKVLVLLIGINNLLQKQNTPPDVAAGITTIISVLKTKLPHTRILLLGVFPCWENPDHPHRQWVKDVNALIKPLADGQRVWVLDLGDKLLEPDGRISRVTLRDGLHPSEHGYWLWARAMKPYLTDLLNNEGKGELWK